One Prolixibacteraceae bacterium DNA segment encodes these proteins:
- a CDS encoding RNA pseudouridine synthase, whose product MYPILLEDNHLIAINKPSGAIVQGDQTGDTPITDEMKEFIKKRDNKPGNVYLGLPHRLDRPTSGVLLLSKTSKALTRLNKMFQSKADIQKTYWVVVDKKPKVLEATLEHYMVRNTKQNKSYAYPNNRTDSKKASLTYRYLDASQKYFLLEVELHTGRHHQIRAQLAAIGLHIKGDLKYGASRSNESGGIHLHARKLHFAHPVTKEPTTIIAPTPEDPVWNYFETRS is encoded by the coding sequence ATGTATCCAATTCTATTAGAAGACAATCATCTTATTGCGATAAACAAACCTTCTGGTGCTATCGTTCAAGGAGATCAAACGGGTGATACGCCAATCACTGATGAAATGAAAGAATTTATTAAGAAACGTGATAATAAGCCTGGTAATGTATATCTTGGTTTGCCTCATCGTTTAGATAGACCTACTTCCGGGGTTCTACTTCTTTCAAAGACATCGAAAGCATTAACGCGTCTGAATAAGATGTTCCAAAGTAAAGCGGATATTCAAAAGACTTATTGGGTTGTTGTAGATAAGAAACCCAAAGTCCTTGAAGCCACTTTGGAGCACTATATGGTAAGAAATACCAAGCAGAACAAATCATATGCTTATCCTAATAATCGAACAGATTCCAAAAAGGCTTCTTTGACTTATCGTTATCTGGATGCATCCCAAAAATATTTCTTGTTAGAGGTGGAGCTACATACAGGAAGACACCATCAGATACGTGCCCAATTGGCAGCTATCGGATTACACATAAAAGGAGATTTGAAATATGGAGCTTCTCGTTCTAATGAGAGTGGAGGAATCCATCTTCATGCTCGCAAGCTCCATTTTGCTCATCCTGTTACAAAAGAACCAACAACGATTATCGCTCCAACTCCTGAGGATCCTGTTTGGAACTATTTTGAAACAAGGAGCTAA
- the cdd gene encoding cytidine deaminase, which produces MKIAEKKLQYKIYCNIEELPDSYKALVLRAREETQKSYAPYSQFRVGAALLLENGAVFGGNNQENAAYPSGLCAERTALFYAQSQHPDVAVNVIAISAFFRNNLTQETIKPCGACCQVLSEVEKRSKNIMTVILDGQDQIEVIEGVNNLLPFRFSGEELKNI; this is translated from the coding sequence ATGAAGATAGCAGAAAAAAAACTACAATATAAAATATATTGCAACATAGAGGAGTTACCAGATAGTTATAAAGCACTAGTGCTTCGCGCAAGAGAAGAGACACAGAAATCATATGCACCCTATTCTCAATTTAGAGTAGGCGCAGCTTTACTTCTAGAAAATGGCGCAGTTTTTGGCGGAAACAACCAAGAAAATGCAGCTTATCCTTCTGGATTATGTGCAGAACGAACAGCCCTTTTTTATGCACAAAGTCAACACCCAGATGTTGCGGTTAATGTCATTGCTATCTCCGCGTTCTTTAGAAACAACTTAACACAAGAGACCATTAAACCATGTGGTGCATGCTGTCAAGTACTATCAGAGGTCGAAAAACGAAGTAAAAACATCATGACAGTCATCTTAGATGGACAAGATCAGATTGAGGTTATTGAGGGAGTAAATAATCTACTCCCATTTAGATTCTCAGGGGAAGAACTAAAAAATATTTAG